The Manihot esculenta cultivar AM560-2 chromosome 11, M.esculenta_v8, whole genome shotgun sequence genome includes a region encoding these proteins:
- the LOC110626742 gene encoding annexin-like protein RJ4 isoform X1 has protein sequence MSTLVVPANVSFVEDAETLRKACEGWGTNEKAVISVLAHRNATQRKQIRQAYWNLYQEELVKRLESELKGDFERAIYRWILDPEDREAVLANVAVKKSSDYHVIVEIACVLSAEELLAVRRAYQARYKHSLEEDVAAHTTGDVRKLLVGLVTAYRYEGADINARLAKSEADILQDAIKDKKYNHDEVIRILTTRSKAQLMATFNGFKDDQGTSITKALLGEHAENEYKRLLRIAIRCINEPLKYYEKVLRNAIRKFGTDEDAITRVIVTRAEKDLLHIKELYYKRNSVPLDQAVAKETSGDYKAFLLALLGKQD, from the exons ATGTCTACCCTTGTTGTCCCTGCAAATGTTTCTTTTGTAGAAGATGCTGAAACTCTCAGAAAGGCTTGTGAAG GATGGGGGACCAATGAGAAGGCTGTAATTTCAGTTCTTGCTCATAGAAACGCAACTCAAAGGAAGCAAATCAGACAAGCTTATTGGAACCTTTACCAAGAAGAACTTGTAAAACGTCTTGAATCTGAGCTAAAAGGAGATTTTGAG AGAGCTATATACAGATGGATATTGGACCCAGAAGACAGAGAAGCAGTGTTAGCTAATGTGGCTGTAAAGAAATCTTCTGATTATCATGTGATCGTTGAAATTGCTTGCGTCCTATCCGCAGAGGAGCTCTTGGCTGTGAGGAGGGCCTACCAGGCTCGCTACAAGCATTCATTGGAAGAAGATGTGGCAGCTCATACCACCGGCGATGTCAGGAAG CTCTTGGTTGGGTTGGTTACAGCTTATAGGTATGAAGGTGCTGATATAAATGCAAGATTGGCCAAATCGGAAGCTGATATTCTTCAGGATGCGATTAAAGACAAGAAATATAATCATGATGAAGTTATTAGGATCTTGACTACAAGGAGCAAGGCACAACTCATGGCTACTTTCAATGGCTTCAAAGATGATCAGGGAACTTCCATCACTAAG GCTTTGTTGGGTGAGCATGCTGAGAATGAGTACAAGAGATTGCTTCGCATAGCCATTCGATGCATCAACGAACCTCTTAAGTACTATGAGAAG GTTTTGCGGAATGCAATCAGAAAGTTTGGGACTGATGAGGATGCAATTACTCGTGTGATAGTGACAAGGGCTGAGAAGGACTTGCTGCATATCAAGGAGCTTTACTACAAGAGGAACAGTGTGCCCCTTGATCAAGCAGTGGCCAAGGAGACTTCTGGGGATTACAAGGCTTTCCTCCTTGCTCTGCTTGGAAAGCAGGATTGA
- the LOC110626742 gene encoding annexin-like protein RJ4 isoform X2, with protein sequence MGTLVAPANHVPAEDAESLRQAFKGWGTNEKAVISVLAHRNATQRKQIRQAYWNLYQEELVKRLESELKGDFERAIYRWILDPEDREAVLANVAVKKSSDYHVIVEIACVLSAEELLAVRRAYQARYKHSLEEDVAAHTTGDVRKLLVGLVTAYRYEGADINARLAKSEADILQDAIKDKKYNHDEVIRILTTRSKAQLMATFNGFKDDQGTSITKALLGEHAENEYKRLLRIAIRCINEPLKYYEKVLRNAIRKFGTDEDAITRVIVTRAEKDLLHIKELYYKRNSVPLDQAVAKETSGDYKAFLLALLGKQD encoded by the exons ATGGGAACCCTCGTTGCCCCTGCCAACCATGTCCCCGCTGAAGATGCCGAATCCCTCCGCCAGGCTTTTAAAG GATGGGGGACCAATGAGAAGGCTGTAATTTCAGTTCTTGCTCATAGAAACGCAACTCAAAGGAAGCAAATCAGACAAGCTTATTGGAACCTTTACCAAGAAGAACTTGTAAAACGTCTTGAATCTGAGCTAAAAGGAGATTTTGAG AGAGCTATATACAGATGGATATTGGACCCAGAAGACAGAGAAGCAGTGTTAGCTAATGTGGCTGTAAAGAAATCTTCTGATTATCATGTGATCGTTGAAATTGCTTGCGTCCTATCCGCAGAGGAGCTCTTGGCTGTGAGGAGGGCCTACCAGGCTCGCTACAAGCATTCATTGGAAGAAGATGTGGCAGCTCATACCACCGGCGATGTCAGGAAG CTCTTGGTTGGGTTGGTTACAGCTTATAGGTATGAAGGTGCTGATATAAATGCAAGATTGGCCAAATCGGAAGCTGATATTCTTCAGGATGCGATTAAAGACAAGAAATATAATCATGATGAAGTTATTAGGATCTTGACTACAAGGAGCAAGGCACAACTCATGGCTACTTTCAATGGCTTCAAAGATGATCAGGGAACTTCCATCACTAAG GCTTTGTTGGGTGAGCATGCTGAGAATGAGTACAAGAGATTGCTTCGCATAGCCATTCGATGCATCAACGAACCTCTTAAGTACTATGAGAAG GTTTTGCGGAATGCAATCAGAAAGTTTGGGACTGATGAGGATGCAATTACTCGTGTGATAGTGACAAGGGCTGAGAAGGACTTGCTGCATATCAAGGAGCTTTACTACAAGAGGAACAGTGTGCCCCTTGATCAAGCAGTGGCCAAGGAGACTTCTGGGGATTACAAGGCTTTCCTCCTTGCTCTGCTTGGAAAGCAGGATTGA
- the LOC110626741 gene encoding annexin D4, with amino-acid sequence MAHPQQLEALTKAFSSGLGVDEKSLISILGKSHPQHRTTLRKSSPHLFIEDERSFERWDDHRINLLRHEFARFENAVVLWAMHPWERDARFVYEALRLGPQSYGVIVEIACTRSSEQLLGARKAYHSLYDHSIEEDVATHITGSERKLLVALMSAYRYEGPKVREDAAKSEAKLIANAIENGEKKNPIEDDELIRILTTRSKPHLKAIYKHYKEVSGRSINEDLDAADLILKETVECLCTPHPYFSKVVDEAMRKESDHNTKKALTRVIVSRADVDMKEIKEEYNSLYGVPLTQKIEDNANGNYKDFLLSLITRDEL; translated from the exons ATGGCTCATCCTCAACAACTGGAAGCTCTCACCAAGGCTTTCTCATCAG GACTAGGAGTTGATGAGAAGTCATTAATATCAATTTTGGGAAAATCACATCCTCAACATAGGACAACACTCAGAAAGTCAAGTCCTCACTTGTTCATTGAAGATGAACGCTCATTTGAACGCTGGGATGATCACCGTATTAATCTTCTCAGGCATGAATTTGCGCGATTTGAG AATGCCGTGGTGCTATGGGCCATGCATCCCTGGGAAAGAGATGCTCGTTTCGTTTACGAGGCCTTGAGGCTTGGTCCACAATCTTATGGTGTTATTGTAGAGATTGCATGCACCAGATCATCAGAACAACTGTTGGGAGCAAGGAAAGCCTACCATTCCCTCTATGATCACTCCATTGAAGAGGATGTTGCCACACATATCACTGGCAGTGAGCGCAAG CTGCTGGTAGCACTGATGAGTGCCTATAGGTATGAAGGGCCAAAGGTTAGGGAAGATGCTGCAAAGTCTGAAGCAAAACTAATTGCTAATGCTATTGAGAATGGCGAGAAGAAGAATCCTATTGAGGATGATGAGTTGATACGAATACTAACAACAAGAAGCAAGCCCCATCTCAAGGCTATTTACAAACACTACAAAGAAGTTTCTGGCAGAAGCATCAATGAG GATCTTGACGCTGCTGACTTGATCTTAAAGGAGACAGTTGAATGCTTGTGTACCCCTCACCCATATTTCAGCAAG gtaGTAGATGAGGCAATGAGAAAGGAATCGGATCACAACACTAAAAAGGCATTAACAAGAGTAATTGTAAGCAGAGCAGATGTAGATATGAAGGAGATTAAAGAAGAGTACAATAGCTTATATGGAGTTCCCCTAACCCAGAAAATTGAAGACAATGCAAATGGGAACTATAAggatttcttgctttctttgaTAACAAGAGACGAATTATAA